The Elusimicrobiota bacterium genome has a segment encoding these proteins:
- a CDS encoding efflux RND transporter permease subunit: MIEKLIAWSARNKFIVLILVGAALAGAAYSIKHARLDAIPDLSDTQVIVYSRWDRSPDIIEDQVTYPIVTALLGAPRVKAIRGFSDFGYSYVYVIFQDGTDVYWARTRVLEYLSKIQAQLPEGVRTQLGPDATGVGWVFQYALKDTSGRHDLAELRGFQDWYLRYYLQSVPGVAEVASVGGFQKQYQVNLDPNALIAYNVPLMKVLDAIRDGNNDVGGRLVEFAGKEYMVRGRGYATSISDIENIVVGRDAKGTPVLVRSLGKVALGPDIRRGIADLDGEGDAVGGIVIMRYGENALNVIKRVKAKLNEIRPSLPEGVEVLTTYDRSELIERSIATLKEELFLELLIVSLVILVFLWHFPTAIIPIVTIPVSVVLTFIPMYFMGLTSNIMSISGIAISIGVLVDGAIVEVENAYKKLERWIEGGRQGDFHEVRLKALQEVGPAVFFSLLVIAVAFMPIFTLLDQEGRLFKPLAYTKNFAMAIAAILAVTFDPAVRMMFSRMDYFTFRPAWLSWILNQATVGKYYPEEKHPVSRLLFRFYEPACRFVLRNPYKTVAAAALLVLTTVPVYMRLGSEFMPPLNEGTILYMPTTLPGLSVTEAQGLLQTQDQILRSFPEVESVFGKAGRADTSTDSAPFSMMETTVVLKPSDQWRKKPRWYSSWLPELLQRPLRHLWNDRITWDELISEMDSKMRFPGVTNAWTMPIKARIDMLTTGVRTPIGIKIFGSDLKEVERFGTELEGLLQGIDGTRSVYAERTAGGYFLDFDLKREELARYGLTIKEAEMVIMSAIGGEPVTTTIEGRERYTVSVRYARELRDTLPKLRRVLVPTTSGAQVPLAQLADIELRLGPAMIRNENGLLAGYVYVDVAGRDIGGYVEEAKRRVAEGLRLPAGYSLQWSGQYENMVRVRERLKIVLPLTIFIILFLLYMNTKSWVKTGIVMLAVPFSLVGAVWFLFALGYNVSIAVWVGMIALMGLDAETGIFMLLYLDLAYQERVREGRMRTAEDLNEAVIHGAVKRVRPKLMTVACAFLGLIPIMWSLGTGSDVMKRIAAPMIGGLFTSFIMELLVYPPIFFLWKWRYEMKRGAAVKAAG; the protein is encoded by the coding sequence ATGATCGAGAAACTGATCGCCTGGTCGGCCAGAAACAAGTTCATCGTCTTGATCCTTGTCGGAGCAGCGCTCGCTGGCGCGGCCTACAGCATCAAGCACGCCCGGCTCGACGCCATCCCGGACTTGTCCGACACGCAGGTCATCGTTTACTCGCGCTGGGACCGCTCGCCAGACATCATCGAGGACCAGGTCACTTATCCGATCGTGACGGCTCTCCTCGGCGCGCCGCGCGTGAAGGCGATACGAGGATTTTCCGACTTCGGCTATTCCTACGTCTACGTGATCTTCCAAGACGGGACGGACGTCTATTGGGCGCGCACGCGCGTGCTCGAGTACCTCAGCAAAATCCAGGCCCAGCTTCCCGAGGGCGTGCGGACCCAGCTCGGGCCCGACGCGACGGGGGTCGGCTGGGTGTTCCAGTACGCCCTTAAGGACACCAGCGGGCGCCATGATCTGGCCGAACTGCGCGGCTTCCAGGATTGGTACCTGCGCTACTACCTGCAATCGGTGCCCGGCGTGGCGGAGGTGGCCTCTGTTGGCGGCTTTCAGAAGCAGTACCAGGTCAATTTGGATCCGAACGCCCTCATCGCCTACAACGTCCCGCTCATGAAGGTGCTCGACGCCATCCGCGACGGCAACAACGACGTGGGCGGGCGCCTGGTTGAGTTTGCCGGCAAGGAGTACATGGTCCGGGGCCGCGGTTACGCCACATCCATTTCGGATATCGAGAATATCGTCGTTGGGCGGGACGCGAAAGGAACCCCGGTCCTGGTCCGCAGCCTGGGCAAGGTGGCGCTGGGTCCAGACATCCGGCGCGGCATCGCCGATCTCGATGGGGAAGGGGACGCCGTGGGCGGCATCGTCATCATGCGCTACGGAGAAAACGCGCTCAACGTGATCAAGCGGGTCAAGGCGAAGCTCAATGAGATCAGGCCGTCGCTTCCCGAGGGCGTTGAGGTGCTCACGACCTATGACCGCTCGGAGCTCATCGAGCGCTCGATCGCCACGCTCAAAGAAGAGCTGTTTCTGGAGCTTCTGATCGTCAGCCTCGTGATCCTGGTGTTCTTGTGGCACTTTCCGACCGCCATCATTCCCATCGTGACGATCCCGGTCTCGGTCGTTCTGACCTTCATTCCCATGTATTTCATGGGGCTGACCTCGAACATCATGTCCATCTCCGGGATAGCCATATCCATCGGCGTGCTGGTCGACGGCGCCATCGTCGAGGTGGAGAACGCGTACAAGAAGCTCGAACGCTGGATCGAGGGCGGGCGGCAGGGCGATTTCCACGAGGTCCGCCTCAAGGCGCTTCAGGAGGTCGGGCCCGCCGTCTTCTTTTCCCTGCTCGTCATCGCCGTCGCCTTCATGCCGATATTCACGCTCTTGGATCAGGAAGGGCGTCTTTTCAAGCCGTTGGCCTACACGAAGAACTTCGCGATGGCGATCGCCGCGATTCTCGCCGTGACTTTCGACCCGGCGGTGCGCATGATGTTCTCGCGCATGGACTACTTCACGTTCCGGCCCGCGTGGCTTTCCTGGATCCTCAACCAGGCGACCGTGGGCAAATACTACCCCGAGGAGAAGCACCCGGTCAGCCGCCTCCTTTTCCGCTTCTACGAGCCCGCCTGCCGCTTTGTTCTGCGCAACCCGTACAAGACGGTCGCCGCAGCCGCCCTGCTCGTGCTGACGACAGTGCCGGTTTACATGCGCCTCGGTTCCGAGTTCATGCCCCCCTTGAACGAAGGGACGATCCTCTACATGCCGACTACCTTGCCGGGGCTTTCCGTGACCGAGGCCCAGGGGCTCCTTCAGACCCAGGACCAGATCCTCAGGAGTTTTCCGGAGGTGGAGAGCGTCTTCGGCAAGGCCGGCCGCGCCGACACCTCGACCGACTCCGCGCCGTTTTCCATGATGGAGACGACGGTCGTCTTGAAACCTAGCGACCAGTGGCGAAAGAAGCCGCGCTGGTATTCGTCGTGGCTGCCGGAGCTCCTACAGCGGCCGCTGCGCCATCTTTGGAATGATCGCATCACGTGGGATGAACTGATTTCCGAGATGGATTCAAAAATGCGCTTCCCGGGGGTGACCAACGCCTGGACCATGCCCATCAAGGCGCGCATCGACATGCTGACGACGGGAGTCCGCACGCCGATCGGGATCAAAATATTCGGATCTGATTTGAAGGAGGTGGAGCGCTTCGGCACGGAGCTGGAGGGCTTGCTCCAAGGCATTGACGGAACCCGGAGCGTCTATGCCGAGAGAACCGCGGGCGGTTACTTCCTCGACTTCGACCTCAAGCGCGAGGAGCTCGCGCGCTACGGACTGACCATCAAGGAGGCGGAGATGGTCATTATGTCCGCCATCGGAGGCGAGCCGGTCACGACCACCATCGAGGGCCGCGAGCGCTACACGGTAAGCGTCCGCTACGCCCGAGAACTGCGCGACACTTTGCCCAAGCTCCGTCGCGTCCTGGTTCCCACAACGAGCGGCGCTCAGGTCCCGCTTGCCCAGCTCGCAGACATCGAGCTGCGGCTCGGGCCGGCGATGATCCGCAATGAGAACGGCCTGCTGGCAGGCTATGTTTATGTGGATGTGGCGGGCCGCGACATCGGCGGCTACGTCGAGGAGGCCAAAAGGAGGGTGGCCGAGGGCTTGCGCCTACCGGCCGGGTACTCGCTTCAGTGGAGCGGCCAGTACGAGAATATGGTGCGAGTGCGGGAGCGGCTGAAGATCGTCCTGCCGCTGACCATTTTCATAATCCTCTTTCTCCTGTACATGAACACGAAGTCCTGGGTGAAGACGGGCATCGTGATGCTGGCCGTCCCGTTCTCGCTGGTCGGAGCCGTCTGGTTTCTCTTCGCCCTCGGCTACAATGTCTCGATCGCCGTTTGGGTCGGCATGATCGCGCTCATGGGGCTCGACGCCGAGACGGGCATCTTCATGCTCCTTTACCTCGATCTGGCCTACCAAGAGCGGGTGCGCGAGGGCCGCATGCGCACCGCGGAGGACCTTAATGAGGCTGTCATCCATGGAGCGGTCAAGCGCGTGCGGCCAAAGCTGATGACGGTGGCGTGCGCCTTCTTGGGTCTGATTCCGATCATGTGGTCCTTGGGGACGGGTTCCGACGTCATGAAACGCATCGCCGCGCCCATGATCGGCGGGCTGTTTACGAGTTTTATCATGGAGCTTCTGGTGTATCCGCCGATCTTCTTTCTATGGAAATGGCGCTATGAGATGAAAAGAGGGGCCGCTGTAAAGGCAGCAGGTTGA
- a CDS encoding transglutaminase domain-containing protein: MRAALSLICLALALSYPSAEDVRAPNLPTLKDVRKALDGSATTQEPTSKPITPATLTPYHSHPQSALAAGAQSKIDIKQVADILKEAGVAGSDGLKDAARIHQWIEDNFASSPDGGKTSGKYTAAKLLESRTLAGCHDWALVLATLLRSAGYPALMADTASIPWMMDVRAGRPVQEYRGHVFVEAYIDGRWVLLDSTGRSYIADYDPANPFIPMQVGGDNRFCVMFKGLDPSGYGLDSIRLGDYMVRFSKAIDPMKLNEKNGRVLDLPRAGAELPALSEEILARPMQAYPSRAGVVLQFPKADLDIHIEKTKGGGYSAHLYRYGRVFAESVKTLSFSNLGELRSYLRSLEPTE; the protein is encoded by the coding sequence ATGAGGGCCGCGCTCTCCCTGATCTGCCTGGCGCTTGCGCTCTCCTACCCATCCGCTGAGGACGTTCGCGCACCCAACCTGCCCACTCTCAAAGACGTGCGAAAGGCTCTGGACGGATCAGCGACTACGCAGGAGCCCACAAGCAAGCCGATAACTCCGGCAACGCTGACTCCTTACCATAGTCATCCTCAGTCAGCGCTCGCTGCCGGAGCGCAATCCAAGATCGACATCAAACAGGTTGCAGACATCCTGAAAGAGGCCGGCGTGGCGGGCAGCGATGGGCTTAAGGACGCCGCACGCATTCATCAATGGATTGAGGACAACTTCGCAAGCAGTCCGGATGGGGGAAAAACCTCCGGAAAGTACACTGCCGCGAAGCTTCTTGAATCCCGCACGCTTGCGGGGTGCCATGACTGGGCGCTTGTGCTGGCGACGCTGCTGCGATCGGCGGGTTATCCCGCACTCATGGCCGATACGGCCAGCATCCCTTGGATGATGGATGTGCGAGCCGGCCGGCCTGTCCAAGAATATCGCGGTCATGTCTTCGTGGAAGCCTATATCGATGGCCGGTGGGTCCTTTTGGACTCGACGGGCCGCAGCTACATCGCCGATTATGATCCGGCGAATCCTTTTATACCCATGCAGGTCGGCGGCGATAATCGGTTTTGCGTCATGTTCAAGGGGTTGGACCCTTCTGGTTATGGCCTTGATTCAATTCGCCTAGGCGACTACATGGTCCGATTTTCGAAGGCCATCGATCCGATGAAGCTCAATGAGAAGAACGGACGGGTCCTCGATCTTCCGCGAGCGGGAGCGGAGCTCCCAGCGCTCTCCGAAGAGATTTTGGCTCGCCCGATGCAGGCCTACCCGTCGCGCGCGGGCGTCGTTCTGCAGTTCCCAAAGGCAGATCTCGATATACATATCGAAAAGACCAAAGGGGGGGGTTACTCGGCGCACCTCTACCGCTACGGCCGGGTTTTTGCAGAGTCCGTCAAGACGCTGTCCTTCTCCAACCTCGGCGAGCTGCGCAGCTACCTGCGCAGCCTTGAACCAACTGAATGA
- a CDS encoding helix-turn-helix transcriptional regulator, with protein MSGVLNFRLQRGIQQKELAEAIGVSNVTICRYERNASNPQDVISEKDK; from the coding sequence ATGTCGGGAGTCCTGAATTTCAGGCTCCAGCGGGGTATTCAGCAGAAGGAGTTAGCTGAGGCCATCGGGGTTTCGAACGTCACAATCTGCCGCTACGAGCGAAACGCTTCCAATCCCCAAGACGTAATTAGTGAGAAGGATAAATAA
- a CDS encoding VOC family protein, translating to MVYPVKDMARARKFYEEALGLKLTKNFKDGWIEYHLDNGCFAITTMGEDATPSANSGQIAFEVDDVDAVVNKLRDHGAAIKVEPSSGSVCRMAEVLDPEGNALCIHAKHRGR from the coding sequence ATGGTTTATCCTGTGAAGGATATGGCGCGTGCCCGGAAGTTCTACGAGGAAGCTTTGGGATTGAAACTCACAAAGAACTTCAAGGATGGCTGGATCGAATACCACCTCGATAATGGTTGCTTTGCCATCACGACCATGGGCGAGGACGCAACACCAAGCGCGAATTCCGGCCAAATAGCCTTCGAGGTCGATGATGTGGATGCCGTGGTGAATAAACTGCGCGACCATGGAGCCGCCATTAAGGTCGAACCGTCCTCGGGATCGGTCTGCCGCATGGCCGAGGTGCTGGACCCGGAAGGAAATGCTCTCTGCATTCACGCAAAGCACCGGGGACGATGA
- a CDS encoding GNAT family N-acetyltransferase, translating to MTKQTLSLPVGIRPAAIEDGPRLAELSVQLGYPSSSEQVSARLIKVQSLDSGAVFIGEIDGRVAGWVEVHQRQPLLVDGGSEAEVMGLVVDAGLRRSGLGRKLMDKAERWAQSRGCRFLRVRTNVVRQDAHAFYERLGFAKVKTQTVYKKTLAENVLGSKG from the coding sequence ATGACAAAACAAACGCTGTCCCTCCCTGTTGGCATTCGACCAGCAGCTATTGAGGATGGACCCCGCCTCGCTGAGTTGAGCGTTCAACTCGGATACCCTTCTTCCTCAGAGCAGGTCTCTGCGCGACTGATCAAAGTCCAGTCTCTCGACAGCGGCGCCGTTTTCATCGGTGAGATAGATGGCCGGGTGGCTGGTTGGGTCGAAGTCCACCAGCGGCAGCCTCTGCTGGTCGATGGCGGATCAGAAGCCGAAGTAATGGGACTTGTGGTTGACGCAGGACTCCGGCGTTCGGGACTTGGGCGCAAGCTCATGGATAAGGCCGAACGGTGGGCGCAATCTCGCGGATGCCGTTTCCTGCGTGTGCGAACCAATGTGGTCCGCCAGGATGCGCATGCATTTTACGAGAGATTAGGGTTCGCCAAGGTGAAGACACAGACGGTCTACAAGAAAACGTTGGCAGAAAACGTGCTCGGGAGCAAAGGATGA
- a CDS encoding RidA family protein, with translation MQFERAYSKAPWETEVGYCRAIRAGDHIYVTGTASVAQEGGVFAPGDGHGQAKRCLEIIEKALNSLDCDRTRIVRTRMFVTDIGRWAEFGKAHREFFGENRPATTMVEVCRLIDPAMLIEIEADAVAL, from the coding sequence GTGCAGTTTGAGCGGGCATACTCGAAAGCCCCATGGGAGACCGAGGTTGGCTATTGCCGCGCCATTCGGGCGGGCGATCACATCTATGTCACCGGCACGGCCTCGGTGGCACAAGAAGGCGGCGTGTTCGCTCCCGGTGATGGCCACGGCCAAGCCAAGCGCTGCCTAGAAATCATAGAGAAGGCTCTCAATAGCCTCGACTGCGACCGAACCCGCATCGTCCGCACGCGGATGTTCGTGACTGACATCGGCCGCTGGGCCGAGTTTGGCAAGGCACATCGGGAATTCTTCGGGGAGAACCGCCCGGCGACAACCATGGTCGAGGTGTGCCGTCTGATCGATCCGGCGATGCTGATCGAGATCGAAGCCGACGCCGTTGCCTTATGA
- a CDS encoding helix-turn-helix transcriptional regulator, whose translation MSAETPTRSSLIVDTPLISVNAHKHSSEPHVDPSEEQFTGYHLIFTETGRWHYRDRDARAEINPRMAILALPGRFYSCRHEEEIPSDCCIDIQFKKPSLLEDPRQVRVTVLRANPRLIMLKERIKRLADAAEDVLNIDEVGQELLAELTTSVGEGRRPELPLRTRHRDSVCAAKEFIEEHFADRLQLHDLASSVGLSPFHFSRMFKKQTGHSPYSYLRDLRLKRAARLLRQSSLPVTDIAYDVGFESLSLFINSFRAHFGKPPSAYRK comes from the coding sequence ATGAGCGCCGAAACGCCTACTCGATCCAGCCTGATCGTGGATACTCCTCTCATCAGCGTCAACGCCCACAAGCATTCCTCCGAACCCCACGTCGACCCATCCGAAGAACAATTTACGGGTTATCATCTTATTTTTACCGAGACCGGGCGCTGGCATTATCGAGATCGTGATGCACGCGCCGAGATAAACCCGCGGATGGCGATTTTGGCCCTTCCAGGCCGGTTCTATTCATGCCGACACGAAGAGGAGATACCCAGCGACTGCTGTATCGACATTCAGTTTAAAAAGCCGTCGCTGCTGGAAGATCCTCGTCAGGTTCGGGTTACGGTCCTGCGCGCGAATCCGCGGCTCATCATGCTCAAGGAGCGAATAAAGCGGCTGGCCGACGCCGCAGAAGACGTCCTAAACATCGATGAGGTCGGTCAGGAACTCCTTGCCGAGCTAACGACGTCTGTGGGGGAAGGCCGCAGGCCCGAACTGCCGCTACGGACGCGGCATCGAGACAGTGTATGCGCGGCCAAGGAGTTTATAGAGGAACACTTCGCGGATCGCCTCCAACTGCACGATTTAGCTTCAAGCGTCGGCTTAAGCCCTTTTCATTTCAGCCGGATGTTCAAAAAGCAGACAGGACATAGCCCTTACAGCTATCTGCGGGACCTGCGCCTGAAAAGGGCCGCGCGACTCCTCCGCCAATCCAGCCTGCCCGTCACCGATATCGCCTACGACGTCGGATTCGAGAGCTTAAGCCTGTTCATAAACTCGTTTCGGGCGCATTTCGGCAAGCCGCCGTCCGCGTATCGGAAATAG
- a CDS encoding nuclear transport factor 2 family protein, whose protein sequence is MDREKIVHHIDGLFNAFIRKDLDAIRRGHTSDWKGFQVGSQHLVRGIEEYMEAAKQALKNFEGKRYEMLDLDVQVHDDVAIVFYLAKYWTIAPSGGEKAIRLRSVDIYRKEPQGWNQCGSNICTVPE, encoded by the coding sequence GTGGATCGCGAGAAGATCGTCCATCATATTGACGGGCTGTTCAATGCGTTCATCCGCAAAGACCTCGATGCGATCCGGCGAGGCCACACTTCTGACTGGAAGGGCTTCCAAGTGGGCAGCCAGCATCTGGTGCGCGGCATCGAAGAGTATATGGAGGCGGCAAAGCAAGCCCTTAAGAACTTCGAGGGAAAGCGATATGAGATGCTGGACCTCGATGTCCAGGTCCATGACGACGTCGCGATTGTTTTCTATCTGGCGAAATATTGGACGATCGCCCCCTCGGGTGGTGAAAAGGCGATCCGTCTGCGCTCCGTCGATATCTATCGGAAAGAGCCGCAGGGATGGAATCAATGCGGCTCGAATATATGCACCGTCCCTGAATAG
- a CDS encoding methylated-DNA--[protein]-cysteine S-methyltransferase yields MKSLPRDCVLDKVDSPVGNLWLIASDAGLHGALWDNDRQDYAGIFGALKSSRKHPVIAKAREQFAEYFSGRRKSFDIPLVIDGTPFEKQAWRQLSGIPYGETISYAEQARRLGSAKKARAVGLANSRNPISIIVPCHRVVGKSGALTGYGGGLDKKKFLIELERGAAKG; encoded by the coding sequence ATGAAATCGCTTCCCAGGGACTGCGTTTTGGACAAGGTGGATAGCCCCGTCGGAAATTTGTGGCTGATCGCATCCGACGCCGGTCTTCATGGAGCGCTGTGGGATAATGACCGTCAAGACTATGCAGGCATCTTTGGCGCGCTTAAATCGTCCAGGAAACATCCGGTAATCGCGAAAGCCAGAGAGCAGTTCGCCGAATATTTCTCCGGACGGCGCAAGTCGTTCGACATTCCCCTCGTCATCGATGGAACGCCGTTTGAGAAACAGGCTTGGCGGCAGCTTTCGGGCATTCCCTACGGCGAGACCATCTCCTACGCAGAGCAAGCCAGACGTCTTGGCAGCGCAAAAAAGGCTCGCGCTGTCGGCCTTGCCAACTCGCGCAATCCCATCTCCATAATCGTGCCTTGCCATCGCGTTGTCGGTAAGAGCGGTGCTCTGACGGGCTATGGGGGCGGTCTCGACAAAAAGAAGTTTCTAATCGAGCTGGAACGTGGCGCGGCCAAGGGCTAA
- a CDS encoding DNA-3-methyladenine glycosylase 2 family protein has translation MMLAQATRSLKRSDPILARIIDEVGPCSLGQTQKKWSYFQVLVEAILYQRVSMKAGATVYGRFKDLFGKKRFPSPEDVMNIPDSQLRSIGLGGQKASYVKDLALKIQTKTVQVDRLHAKTDDEIIEALTQVRGVGRWTVEMFLMFRLGRLDVLPVNDLGLQKGIQKAYGFKGLPHPKSVARVAARWKPYRSIGTWYIWRHVTGELPTT, from the coding sequence GTGATGTTAGCCCAGGCGACGAGGAGCCTAAAGCGTTCTGATCCGATCCTTGCTCGGATCATCGATGAAGTCGGCCCCTGCAGCCTCGGGCAGACCCAAAAAAAGTGGAGTTATTTTCAGGTCCTTGTCGAAGCGATCCTCTATCAACGGGTGAGCATGAAGGCCGGTGCGACGGTCTACGGACGATTCAAGGATCTTTTCGGCAAGAAACGCTTCCCAAGCCCGGAAGATGTGATGAACATCCCTGACAGCCAATTGAGGAGCATCGGCCTGGGAGGCCAGAAAGCATCCTACGTTAAGGATTTGGCGCTCAAGATCCAAACGAAGACCGTTCAAGTAGATCGACTGCATGCGAAGACGGACGACGAGATCATCGAGGCTTTAACGCAGGTCAGAGGCGTTGGACGATGGACCGTGGAGATGTTTCTGATGTTCAGGCTGGGCCGCCTGGATGTGCTGCCTGTCAACGATCTGGGACTGCAAAAGGGAATCCAAAAAGCCTATGGCTTCAAGGGCTTGCCCCATCCCAAGAGCGTGGCGCGAGTTGCCGCGCGTTGGAAGCCTTACCGTTCGATTGGGACGTGGTACATTTGGCGGCACGTCACCGGAGAACTCCCTACGACTTAG